A region of Chloroflexota bacterium DNA encodes the following proteins:
- a CDS encoding ChaB family protein produces MPKTTRGGKAKKSEIPDTVKRSPAKAQRTFAKAHDQAAEQYGEGERAHRVAYAAVKHSFEKVGDRWEPKKRRGPSDPRSKNPRARENKGKAYGGVDFEGHSKQKLYERAAKLDISGRSRMTKGELAEAIAGRQ; encoded by the coding sequence ATGCCCAAGACCACGCGCGGCGGAAAAGCGAAGAAGTCGGAGATTCCGGACACCGTCAAGCGCTCACCCGCCAAAGCCCAACGGACCTTCGCCAAGGCCCACGACCAGGCGGCGGAGCAATACGGTGAGGGTGAGCGCGCTCACCGCGTCGCCTACGCGGCGGTCAAGCACAGCTTCGAAAAGGTCGGCGACCGCTGGGAGCCCAAAAAGCGCAGAGGTCCCTCAGACCCGCGGTCCAAGAACCCCCGCGCCCGCGAGAACAAAGGCAAGGCTTATGGCGGTGTCGATTTCGAGGGGCACAGCAAGCAAAAGCTCTACGAGCGCGCCGCCAAACTCGACATCAGCGGCCGCTCAAGGATGACCAAGGGAGAGCTGGCCGAGGCGATCGCCGGCCGTCAGTAG